From a single Solirubrobacterales bacterium genomic region:
- a CDS encoding DUF488 domain-containing protein: MAVFTIGHSTRELDEFVAILDRFGVGTLVDVRTVPRSRRVPQFNRDTLPAELERRNVTYRHLKKLGGLRHARKDSINGGWENSSFRGYADYMQTPDFIDGLNELITLAANATVAVMCAEAVPWRCHRRMIGDALIVRGFEVIDIFSGTKSEPETLTGFARVEGLQITYPESADTASSPQDRGRR; this comes from the coding sequence ATGGCGGTCTTCACGATCGGACACTCCACCCGGGAACTCGACGAGTTCGTTGCGATTCTGGATCGGTTCGGGGTCGGAACCCTGGTCGATGTCCGGACCGTGCCACGATCCCGGCGGGTGCCGCAGTTCAACCGGGATACCCTGCCGGCCGAACTCGAAAGGCGGAACGTCACCTACCGCCACCTGAAAAAACTGGGCGGCCTGCGCCACGCCCGGAAGGACTCGATCAACGGCGGATGGGAGAACTCGAGTTTCCGTGGCTACGCCGACTACATGCAGACCCCGGATTTCATTGACGGACTGAACGAGCTGATCACCCTTGCCGCGAACGCGACGGTGGCGGTCATGTGCGCGGAGGCGGTTCCCTGGCGCTGCCACCGTCGAATGATCGGCGACGCGCTCATCGTGCGCGGCTTCGAGGTGATCGACATTTTCAGCGGGACGAAAAGCGAACCGGAAACGCTGACCGGCTTCGCCCGGGTCGAGGGACTTCAGATCACCTACCCCGAGAGTGCCGACACCGCTTCCTCCCCACAGGACCGGGGACGCCGGTAG
- the thpR gene encoding RNA 2',3'-cyclic phosphodiesterase, translating into MTRKPGGTKPKHRRRTRGRLRLFVAADPPPGVREEAAAWGRAAARAAAGLRPVPAENCHITLAFLGDREESELEPIGAALRAAATEVPVPGGPGVSLGAPVWLPPRRPRALALEIHDDDGELAVLQRTLAANLHQAVGWQSSRGFRAHLTCARTGRGFDPDLLDLPVGPGLEFVVESVTLYSSTLLPEGARYEPLERVELA; encoded by the coding sequence ATGACCCGGAAGCCGGGAGGCACCAAACCGAAGCATCGCCGTCGGACCCGTGGTCGGCTGCGGCTGTTCGTCGCCGCCGACCCGCCGCCCGGGGTCCGAGAGGAGGCTGCCGCCTGGGGGCGTGCGGCGGCCCGCGCGGCGGCCGGTCTCAGACCGGTCCCGGCGGAGAACTGCCACATCACGCTTGCCTTCCTCGGCGACCGTGAAGAGTCCGAGCTCGAACCGATCGGAGCCGCGCTGCGAGCCGCAGCGACGGAGGTTCCCGTTCCCGGCGGTCCCGGCGTCTCGCTGGGGGCACCGGTCTGGCTGCCGCCGCGGCGTCCGCGGGCACTCGCTCTGGAGATCCATGATGACGACGGGGAACTTGCCGTCCTTCAGCGAACGCTTGCTGCAAACCTCCACCAGGCGGTGGGATGGCAGTCCAGTCGTGGCTTCCGGGCCCATCTCACCTGTGCCCGGACCGGACGGGGGTTCGATCCGGACCTCCTGGACCTGCCGGTCGGCCCCGGCCTCGAGTTCGTGGTCGAGTCGGTCACCCTCTACTCCTCCACCCTGCTGCCCGAGGGCGCCCGCTACGAACCGCTGGAGCGAGTCGAGCTGGCCTGA
- a CDS encoding saccharopine dehydrogenase NADP-binding domain-containing protein encodes MEKSAGTEGPIVLYGATGYTGKLVAAELLRQEADFVLAGRDPEKLERVATELETVRSDGPDGTKPATRPRWQAAGIEDARGLRELFDGSAAVISCAGPFSLYGEPVLAAALDAGAHYLDTTGEQPFILSAFEGYGKRAAEAGLAVLPAMGYDYVPADLLVAMTADGLGAADRVRVGYHSPFQPSRGTARSSLEMFKGGDLEWRDGALRPAPQQVSRPDFDFGGPLGVKKMMRFPSGEHITVPRHLRVRTVETSMSADSILPTRIAGLMPLLARPAGLAMRTPVKKAINRMIALMPEGADPEGRTNTRFQINCEITNGRETRRGRIAGTDVYGLTAALIVKGALAAARGEIEPSGALAPAEAFEPERFLGGLDRFGLEWSVESV; translated from the coding sequence ATGGAAAAGTCTGCGGGGACCGAAGGACCGATAGTTCTCTACGGCGCGACCGGATACACCGGCAAGCTGGTCGCCGCGGAGCTGCTCAGGCAGGAAGCCGACTTCGTGCTGGCAGGTCGCGACCCGGAGAAGCTCGAACGGGTCGCCACCGAGCTTGAAACCGTCCGGTCCGATGGACCGGACGGCACGAAACCCGCCACCCGGCCCCGGTGGCAGGCGGCCGGAATCGAGGATGCCCGCGGGCTGCGTGAACTCTTCGACGGGTCGGCTGCGGTGATCTCCTGCGCCGGGCCGTTTTCGCTCTACGGGGAACCGGTGCTGGCGGCAGCACTCGACGCAGGGGCGCACTACCTGGACACCACCGGCGAACAACCGTTCATCCTGAGCGCTTTCGAGGGATACGGAAAGCGAGCTGCGGAGGCCGGGCTCGCGGTGCTGCCGGCGATGGGCTACGACTACGTTCCGGCCGACCTGCTGGTTGCGATGACCGCTGACGGGTTGGGCGCAGCCGACCGGGTCAGGGTCGGCTATCACTCGCCGTTCCAGCCGAGCCGGGGGACCGCCCGTTCCTCACTGGAGATGTTCAAGGGCGGCGATCTCGAGTGGCGCGACGGGGCCCTTCGTCCCGCGCCCCAGCAGGTGAGTCGTCCCGACTTCGACTTTGGCGGGCCGCTCGGCGTGAAGAAGATGATGCGGTTTCCGAGCGGCGAACACATCACCGTTCCACGCCATCTAAGGGTGCGCACGGTCGAGACCTCGATGAGCGCCGACTCGATCCTGCCGACCCGGATCGCGGGCCTGATGCCACTGCTCGCCAGGCCGGCCGGCCTGGCGATGAGAACGCCGGTCAAGAAGGCGATCAACCGCATGATCGCGCTGATGCCGGAAGGCGCCGACCCCGAGGGGCGGACCAACACCCGATTCCAGATCAACTGCGAGATCACCAACGGTCGGGAGACCCGTCGGGGCCGGATCGCCGGAACCGACGTTTACGGGCTGACCGCGGCGCTGATCGTCAAGGGCGCCCTGGCCGCCGCCCGCGGGGAGATCGAACCCTCCGGTGCCCTCGCCCCGGCCGAAGCATTCGAGCCGGAACGGTTCCTCGGTGGCCTGGACCGGTTCGGCCTGGAGTGGAGCGTTGAGTCGGTCTGA
- a CDS encoding arylsulfotransferase family protein yields MATAPAEAKARPMVDVFPTAGTQVASNTTTFSFRGIRKSQLGHVVVTGSRSGRHYGSLRAHPVGYGVSFIPYKRFINGEKVTVRTKRRIRGSRNGVFWVRIGKFYGSDEKGRPAPVKPPKGTLHSRPDLAPPELDVKVLKPGARSGHLFYAPKADGLTIADREGRTVWFQPTSYGGTGTSVLDFRAQRYRKQPVLAYWKGASTVIGYSQVGNFEILNRNYRRIARFTPGNGYKPDIHELVITPRNTALVLAYRGVIWDARKFGGTARQQVLDNVVQEIDIKTGLVLFEWHSLGNIGLKESMSKPPEDGSTWDYFHVNSAKVDGPDSLIISGRRTSSLYRVGRRTGQIWWALRGAGKTARSDFKMGPGTSFGYQHDAQRLPNGDISLFDNGSARNSPTINAQSSGLVLRLSGKNRKNFRATLVRRNEHSPAPIVAGSQGNAEPIGGNSMFVGWGSVSAMTEFDPTGQIVFDANFPKSKESSYRAYKGPWSGIAPGRPAIASEAGPGNGGTVWASWNGATDIASWRVVTTSGDGTYGTLATVPWNGLETEIPVTRAFRSKIAVQALDRNGKTLKTSALVEVGRQSR; encoded by the coding sequence GTGGCGACGGCGCCGGCAGAGGCCAAAGCCCGACCGATGGTGGACGTCTTTCCGACAGCCGGCACCCAGGTGGCTTCAAACACGACGACCTTCAGCTTCCGTGGAATCAGGAAGAGCCAACTGGGCCATGTGGTGGTCACCGGTTCGCGCTCCGGCCGGCATTACGGTTCGCTGCGGGCCCATCCGGTCGGCTACGGGGTCAGCTTCATCCCCTACAAGCGGTTCATCAACGGTGAAAAGGTCACCGTCCGGACCAAACGCCGCATCCGGGGCAGCCGCAACGGCGTCTTCTGGGTGAGGATCGGCAAGTTCTACGGCTCGGACGAGAAGGGCAGGCCGGCTCCGGTCAAGCCACCGAAGGGCACCCTCCATTCACGGCCCGATCTGGCCCCGCCCGAGCTCGACGTGAAGGTGCTGAAACCGGGAGCCCGGTCCGGCCACCTGTTCTACGCCCCGAAGGCCGACGGGTTGACCATCGCCGACCGCGAAGGCAGAACCGTGTGGTTCCAGCCGACCAGCTACGGCGGCACCGGAACCTCGGTGCTCGACTTCCGGGCCCAGCGTTACCGCAAGCAGCCGGTGCTCGCCTACTGGAAGGGCGCCTCGACCGTGATCGGCTACTCCCAGGTCGGCAACTTCGAGATCCTCAACCGGAACTACAGACGGATCGCCCGCTTCACCCCCGGCAACGGCTACAAGCCGGACATCCACGAACTCGTGATCACCCCGCGCAACACCGCCCTGGTGCTCGCCTACCGCGGAGTGATCTGGGACGCCAGGAAGTTCGGCGGCACCGCCCGTCAGCAGGTCCTGGACAACGTGGTCCAGGAGATCGACATCAAGACCGGACTGGTCCTGTTCGAGTGGCACTCACTGGGCAACATCGGACTCAAGGAGAGCATGTCCAAACCCCCGGAGGACGGCTCCACCTGGGACTACTTCCACGTCAACTCGGCCAAGGTGGACGGCCCCGACTCGCTGATCATCTCGGGCCGGAGGACCAGCAGCCTCTACCGTGTCGGTCGCCGCACCGGCCAGATCTGGTGGGCGCTTCGCGGGGCGGGAAAGACCGCCCGCAGCGACTTCAAGATGGGTCCGGGCACCTCGTTCGGCTACCAGCACGACGCCCAGCGACTGCCCAACGGTGACATCTCCCTGTTCGACAACGGATCGGCCCGCAACTCGCCGACGATCAACGCCCAGTCCAGCGGACTGGTCCTCCGGCTGAGCGGCAAGAACCGCAAGAATTTCCGGGCGACCCTGGTCCGCCGCAATGAGCACAGTCCGGCCCCGATCGTCGCCGGATCCCAGGGGAACGCGGAACCGATCGGCGGCAACAGCATGTTCGTCGGCTGGGGATCGGTCTCGGCGATGACCGAGTTCGACCCCACCGGCCAGATCGTCTTCGACGCGAACTTCCCCAAGTCGAAGGAGAGCTCGTACCGCGCCTACAAGGGCCCCTGGAGCGGGATCGCACCCGGACGTCCGGCGATCGCGAGCGAGGCCGGCCCCGGTAACGGCGGAACCGTCTGGGCCAGCTGGAACGGTGCCACCGACATCGCCAGCTGGCGGGTGGTCACCACCTCCGGTGACGGCACTTACGGGACTCTGGCGACCGTCCCCTGGAACGGTCTCGAGACGGAGATCCCGGTGACCCGGGCTTTCCGGAGCAAGATCGCGGTCCAGGCACTCGACCGCAACGGCAAGACCCTGAAGACCTCCGCCCTGGTCGAGGTGGGCCGCCAGTCACGATGA
- the ettA gene encoding energy-dependent translational throttle protein EttA: protein MADYIFTMYRVSRVHPPNKEVLADISLNFLPGAKIGILGANGAGKSSLLRIMAGTDTEYQGEARLRDGATVGMLEQEPLLDETKDVRGNVEDGVREIKDLLDRFNELAANYSDETADEFGRLQAKIDAVDAWNLDTTLDTAMDALRLPPGDADVTNLSGGERRRVALCRLLLSKPDLLLLDEPTNHLDAESVAWLERHLEEYPGTVVAVTHDRYFLDNVAGWILELDRGRGIPFEGNYSAWLEQKQERLAQEERKETARAKTIAAELEWVRENPKGRRKKSKARLARYEELLAEEKHVKLEQVQIHIPAGPRLGNVVIEADHLKKAFGEKLLIEDLSFKLPPAGIVGVIGPNGAGKTTLFRMIVGDEKPDSGSIRLGETVQLAYVDQSRDALDPEKSVWEEISDGDDTISVGSHKVNSRAYVGGFNFKGSDQQRKVGVLSGGERNRVHLAKLLRSGGNLLLLDEPTNDLDVDTLRALEEALLGFAGCAVVISHDRWFLDRVATHILAFEGNSEVVWFEGNLDAYEEDRHRRLGDEADRPHRITYKKLTR from the coding sequence ATGGCCGACTACATCTTCACCATGTACAGGGTCTCCAGGGTCCACCCTCCGAACAAGGAGGTCCTGGCGGACATCTCGCTGAACTTCCTGCCCGGCGCCAAGATCGGGATTCTCGGCGCGAACGGAGCCGGCAAGTCTTCACTGCTCCGGATCATGGCCGGCACCGACACCGAGTACCAGGGCGAGGCCCGGCTCAGGGACGGGGCCACGGTCGGGATGCTGGAACAGGAGCCGTTGCTGGACGAGACGAAGGACGTTCGCGGCAACGTCGAGGACGGAGTCAGGGAGATCAAGGATCTGCTCGACCGCTTCAACGAGCTGGCGGCGAACTACTCGGATGAAACCGCGGACGAGTTCGGTCGGCTGCAGGCGAAGATCGATGCGGTCGACGCCTGGAACCTCGACACCACCCTCGACACCGCCATGGACGCGCTGCGCCTGCCCCCGGGGGACGCCGATGTGACCAACCTTTCCGGAGGCGAGCGTCGCCGGGTGGCACTCTGCCGCCTGCTGCTCTCGAAGCCGGACCTGCTGCTGCTGGACGAGCCGACCAACCACCTCGACGCCGAGTCGGTCGCCTGGCTGGAACGTCACCTTGAGGAGTACCCGGGGACCGTGGTCGCCGTGACCCACGACCGCTACTTCCTCGACAATGTCGCCGGCTGGATCCTCGAGCTCGACCGGGGCCGCGGCATCCCGTTCGAGGGGAACTACTCGGCCTGGCTCGAACAGAAACAGGAGCGCCTCGCCCAGGAGGAACGCAAGGAGACCGCCCGGGCGAAAACGATCGCGGCCGAGCTGGAATGGGTTCGCGAGAACCCGAAGGGCCGTCGCAAGAAGTCCAAGGCCCGCCTCGCCCGGTACGAGGAGCTGCTGGCCGAGGAAAAGCACGTGAAGCTGGAGCAGGTCCAGATCCACATTCCGGCCGGCCCCCGGCTCGGCAACGTGGTGATCGAAGCCGACCATCTGAAAAAGGCTTTCGGCGAGAAACTGCTGATCGAGGATCTCTCCTTCAAGCTACCGCCGGCCGGAATCGTCGGGGTGATCGGGCCCAACGGTGCCGGCAAGACGACCCTGTTCCGGATGATCGTCGGGGATGAGAAACCGGACTCCGGCTCGATCCGGCTCGGGGAAACGGTGCAGCTCGCCTACGTGGACCAGTCCCGGGACGCGCTCGATCCGGAGAAGTCCGTTTGGGAGGAGATCTCGGACGGGGACGACACGATCTCGGTCGGCTCCCACAAGGTGAACTCAAGGGCATACGTCGGCGGGTTCAACTTCAAGGGATCGGACCAGCAGCGCAAGGTCGGGGTGCTCTCCGGCGGCGAACGCAACCGGGTTCACCTGGCCAAGCTGCTGCGGTCGGGTGGGAATCTGCTGCTGCTCGACGAGCCGACCAACGACCTCGACGTGGACACCCTGCGGGCACTGGAGGAGGCGCTGCTCGGCTTTGCCGGGTGTGCCGTGGTGATCTCCCACGACCGCTGGTTCCTGGATCGGGTCGCCACCCACATCCTCGCCTTTGAGGGCAACTCCGAGGTGGTCTGGTTCGAGGGCAACCTCGACGCCTACGAGGAGGACCGGCACCGCCGGCTCGGTGACGAGGCCGATCGTCCCCACCGGATCACCTACAAGAAACTGACCCGCTAG
- a CDS encoding metallophosphoesterase family protein: MSRRAENLSVIDPKPADRLICLLVALGLGLGLYPAGVALSDPAPTPQPSRIVLNPTVHPENSQTVTWRTDADTAAGTAEIRPAAGGPAVTVPATAKGPVSLAGWTYTSRHHTATFTGLTPGTAYRYRVGSEAGWSEWAAFRTATQGAANPWNLLFFGDVQTGLDTVWPQIATQAFTIVPDARAAVFVGDMVDQGSDDDQWNNWFTGLATRTRTTNLIPVVGNHELQGDTSLAQYGSHFTNSGNGPAGTDLYHPNEPRQTISFTDFQGVRIISLDGNDMFPQRQLAFLEKALRNNPNRWTVLAIHEPFISNEPNGASPFFKRDDFMPLLRKYRPDLILQGHNHSYARGYLNSSSTGTIPGAPVFVSAVSGPKRTAASAGPPDDWSTLDATRVRSYQYTGTIQKIEFSRGRILFRSYIAYRGAGSDATGAIGDLADEFTILRSRDGHSLMFEGDQPVPVPVKPIIPSRPRILKVTLNRRKGTARIRVELPSAGTLRMAGKAKRRPLGLLTVSRKAGRARIVTLTVRTRRSFGRGRLPVKLTLSFKSRAAGTVKVNRNITLIRR, from the coding sequence ATGTCTCGCCGCGCGGAAAACCTGTCCGTCATCGATCCGAAGCCTGCCGATCGCCTGATCTGCCTTCTGGTGGCGCTCGGCCTCGGCCTCGGCCTGTATCCCGCCGGTGTCGCTCTTTCCGACCCTGCCCCCACCCCGCAACCCTCGCGGATCGTGCTCAACCCGACCGTTCATCCGGAAAACTCCCAGACGGTGACCTGGCGGACGGATGCCGACACCGCGGCAGGCACGGCCGAGATCAGACCGGCCGCGGGTGGCCCTGCCGTCACCGTCCCGGCCACCGCCAAGGGTCCGGTCAGCCTCGCGGGCTGGACCTACACCTCCCGCCATCACACCGCCACCTTCACCGGACTCACCCCCGGGACCGCCTACCGGTACCGGGTCGGCAGTGAGGCGGGCTGGAGTGAGTGGGCCGCTTTCCGCACCGCGACGCAGGGCGCGGCCAACCCGTGGAACCTGCTGTTCTTCGGTGACGTCCAGACCGGGCTCGACACGGTCTGGCCGCAGATCGCGACGCAGGCCTTCACCATCGTTCCCGACGCCCGGGCGGCCGTCTTTGTCGGCGACATGGTCGACCAGGGCTCCGACGACGACCAGTGGAACAACTGGTTCACGGGACTCGCCACCCGGACGCGAACAACCAACCTGATTCCGGTGGTCGGCAACCACGAGCTGCAGGGCGACACCTCCCTCGCACAGTACGGCTCGCACTTCACCAACTCCGGCAACGGACCGGCCGGCACCGATCTGTACCACCCGAACGAACCCCGCCAGACGATCTCCTTCACCGACTTCCAGGGAGTGCGGATCATCTCGCTCGACGGCAACGACATGTTCCCGCAGCGTCAGCTCGCCTTTCTCGAGAAGGCGCTCAGGAACAATCCGAACCGGTGGACCGTCCTGGCGATTCACGAACCCTTCATCTCCAACGAGCCGAACGGGGCCAGCCCCTTCTTCAAGCGGGACGACTTCATGCCGCTGCTCCGCAAGTACCGGCCGGATCTGATCCTGCAGGGACACAACCACTCCTACGCGCGTGGCTACCTCAACTCCTCCTCCACCGGAACGATCCCGGGCGCACCGGTCTTCGTCAGTGCCGTCTCCGGGCCGAAACGCACCGCCGCCTCGGCCGGGCCACCGGACGACTGGAGCACCCTCGACGCCACCCGGGTCAGGAGCTACCAGTACACCGGCACGATCCAGAAGATCGAGTTCTCCCGCGGCCGGATCCTGTTCCGGAGCTACATCGCCTATCGGGGGGCCGGCTCCGACGCGACCGGGGCGATCGGGGATCTGGCGGACGAGTTCACGATCCTGCGGAGCCGGGACGGGCACAGCCTCATGTTCGAAGGCGATCAACCGGTTCCGGTCCCGGTCAAACCGATCATCCCGTCCAGACCCAGGATCCTCAAGGTGACACTGAACCGGCGGAAAGGCACCGCCCGGATCCGGGTGGAGCTGCCGTCGGCCGGTACCCTGAGGATGGCCGGAAAAGCGAAACGAAGGCCGCTCGGCTTGCTGACCGTCAGCCGCAAGGCAGGACGAGCCCGGATCGTCACCCTCACCGTGAGGACGAGACGATCCTTCGGGCGGGGGCGACTGCCGGTGAAGCTCACCCTCAGCTTCAAGTCCCGGGCAGCCGGAACCGTCAAAGTCAACCGCAACATCACCCTGATCCGGAGGTAG
- a CDS encoding MarC family protein, translated as MKGDFNFYLQAIVAVLIITDPISRGIYFRQLTAKEPDRRGEFIRRITVAVGITLFGAALVGRPLLDLMGIDLGAFGIAGGLIVALMGFEMLFGGEPSRAQGGKESREVPESFEGSVVVPYAIPFVAGPGAITTVITISSSTSDGTGVIAALIAVAAAVILLPIGHLLVAKHLNLSAQAEQIATKVGGLLIVTIGIQLMLGGVTRYFGL; from the coding sequence ATGAAGGGGGACTTCAACTTCTATCTTCAGGCGATCGTGGCGGTTCTGATCATCACCGACCCGATCAGTCGTGGCATCTATTTCCGCCAATTGACCGCCAAGGAACCCGACCGTCGTGGCGAGTTCATCCGCCGGATCACCGTCGCGGTCGGTATCACCCTGTTCGGAGCGGCCCTGGTCGGGCGGCCGCTGCTCGACCTGATGGGGATCGACCTCGGGGCGTTCGGGATTGCCGGTGGCCTGATCGTCGCCCTGATGGGATTCGAGATGCTGTTCGGCGGTGAACCGAGCCGGGCCCAGGGCGGCAAGGAGTCCCGCGAGGTGCCGGAATCATTCGAGGGCAGCGTGGTGGTGCCGTACGCGATCCCGTTCGTGGCCGGGCCGGGGGCGATCACCACGGTGATCACGATCAGCTCCTCCACCTCGGACGGGACCGGCGTGATCGCCGCTCTGATCGCGGTCGCGGCAGCCGTGATTCTGCTGCCCATCGGTCACCTGCTGGTCGCAAAGCACCTGAACCTTTCGGCCCAGGCGGAGCAGATCGCGACCAAGGTCGGTGGCCTCCTGATCGTCACCATCGGCATCCAGCTGATGCTCGGAGGGGTGACCCGTTACTTCGGCCTCTGA
- a CDS encoding MFS transporter: MTGGADTGAPKRAGLTLTTLILVAAVANLNLAVANVALPDIGKALDASQTGLNLVAVGYSLGLATSVLYLGALGDRYGRKMMLVLGTAIAIPASLAAAFAPSVEVLFLARLAGGLAAGMAFPTTLALITALWSGGGRTRAIALWSGIGGAISALGTLVAGALLLQFEWGSVFLVTLPLATVAVVLAVWLVPSHVNETTDPVDNLGGMLSLLMVAGVVLAINFASMPNEGTVAIGLAAIGLAAGVAFVIRQRRAVNPLYDLKVAGRPTFWVAALAGIIVFGTLMAAMFVGQQYLQNVLGYSTWQAGLSILPAAAAMVVTAPFSAKLVAARGSRVTLLCGYVVCMVGFVVMLLLWDEGAPYWQIGLGYALVGIGVGLAGTPASNSLTGSVPVSRAGMASGTADLQRDLGGAIMQSILGVFLTAGYASSFSNLIAGNPEASSKMTDQVQSQLERSFSSAETVAQQHPQYADQIIAAARESFLKGEDWAYTIGLIAVAIGFILVWFAYPRHQREKELLAGYSESD; encoded by the coding sequence ATGACGGGGGGAGCCGATACCGGAGCGCCGAAGCGGGCAGGTTTGACCCTGACCACGCTGATCCTGGTCGCGGCGGTCGCCAACCTGAATCTCGCTGTGGCCAATGTCGCCCTGCCGGATATCGGCAAGGCGCTCGACGCGAGCCAGACCGGACTCAATCTGGTTGCGGTCGGCTACTCGCTCGGCCTCGCCACCTCGGTGCTCTACCTGGGAGCACTCGGCGACCGGTACGGGCGCAAGATGATGCTCGTCCTCGGCACCGCGATCGCGATCCCGGCCTCGCTGGCGGCGGCCTTCGCCCCCTCGGTCGAGGTGCTGTTCCTGGCCCGTCTGGCAGGTGGACTGGCGGCCGGCATGGCATTCCCGACCACACTCGCCCTGATCACTGCGCTCTGGTCCGGCGGCGGCAGGACCCGGGCGATCGCCCTGTGGTCCGGGATCGGCGGGGCGATCTCGGCACTCGGGACCCTGGTGGCCGGAGCGCTCCTCTTGCAGTTCGAGTGGGGCTCCGTCTTCCTGGTGACTCTGCCGCTGGCCACCGTGGCAGTTGTGCTGGCGGTCTGGCTGGTGCCGTCCCACGTGAACGAGACCACCGACCCGGTCGACAACCTCGGCGGAATGCTTTCGCTGCTGATGGTCGCCGGGGTAGTCCTGGCGATCAACTTCGCGAGCATGCCGAACGAAGGCACGGTGGCGATCGGGCTGGCGGCGATCGGGCTGGCTGCCGGGGTCGCCTTTGTGATCAGGCAGCGTCGGGCCGTGAACCCCCTCTACGACCTGAAGGTGGCCGGTCGCCCCACCTTCTGGGTGGCGGCCCTGGCCGGAATCATCGTGTTCGGCACCCTGATGGCGGCGATGTTCGTCGGCCAGCAGTACCTGCAGAACGTGCTCGGCTACTCCACCTGGCAGGCTGGGCTCTCGATCCTTCCCGCTGCGGCAGCGATGGTCGTGACCGCCCCGTTCTCGGCGAAACTTGTGGCCGCCCGTGGATCCCGGGTCACCCTGCTTTGCGGATATGTCGTCTGCATGGTCGGTTTCGTGGTGATGCTGTTGCTGTGGGATGAGGGCGCGCCGTACTGGCAGATCGGACTGGGGTACGCACTGGTGGGGATCGGGGTCGGTCTCGCCGGCACCCCCGCCTCGAACTCGCTTACCGGATCGGTGCCGGTCTCCCGAGCCGGGATGGCGTCCGGCACCGCGGACCTTCAACGGGATCTCGGCGGGGCGATCATGCAGTCGATCCTCGGGGTGTTCCTCACCGCCGGCTACGCCAGTTCATTCTCCAACCTGATCGCCGGTAACCCCGAGGCAAGCAGCAAGATGACCGATCAGGTGCAGTCCCAGCTTGAACGCTCATTCTCCAGCGCCGAAACGGTCGCCCAGCAACACCCCCAGTACGCGGACCAGATCATCGCCGCCGCCCGGGAGTCCTTCCTCAAGGGAGAGGACTGGGCCTACACGATCGGACTGATCGCGGTCGCGATCGGCTTCATCCTGGTCTGGTTCGCCTACCCCCGCCACCAGCGGGAAAAAGAACTGCTGGCCGGCTACTCCGAAAGCGACTGA